From Arachis hypogaea cultivar Tifrunner chromosome 3, arahy.Tifrunner.gnm2.J5K5, whole genome shotgun sequence:
taagttattCATTAATTGTTTATTAAGCTATCTTACTTTTTTTAgtcgaattttatatttttaattttaattttaaatatgctAAAGAATTTAGTTTGAAATCCAAGATTTTACAATTGAAATAGATTTGCTATTAAAAGGTTTCATTTTTTAACAGAAGCTTCGCCTACTACTATTTAGGCGGGTGAGACACACTCTTACACCACCGGACACCATTGTCCCTTACCTGAGGGAGGCTGGGTTTGGCGACACAATGCATCTTAGGGACTTCGTGTTTGACAACTCCCTGATCACTGCATTCGTGGAGTGATGACATCCAGAGACCCATACTTTCCACCTGCCATGGGGTGAGTGCACCATCACCCTGCAGGACGTTGCGTACCACCTAGGTTACGCACACATGGAGAGCCAGTGGATGAGTGCTTGCGAGACTTCCAAATTTGGTACCAGCGGACGACATGGGAGTACGTAGAGGAGCTCCTAGGTGCCAGTCCTCCTCATGCTCAATAGTAGGGTGTCCAGAGGAAGGAGTCGTTTAGTATCAAGATGACATGGCTTCAAAACCGAGTCCGGCATATGCCAGCGAATGCAGATGTAGCCACCCTCCGTCAGTACACAAGGTGTTACATCTTGTTGCTGATCAGGGATTACCTGGTGACAGACAAGTCAAACAATCAGGTGCATATAAGATAGTTGCCACTTTTGGATGACATCGCTAGGTGCCGCAGTCTGTCTTGGGGATCCGCAGTGCTTGTATGAATGTACCACTATTTATGCCATGCAGTGCATCGAGATACGACAGATATAGCTGGATGCACTCCGCTCCTGGTCTCGTGGATATACCATAAGTTTCTTTAGTGGTGTCCACTTTAGAGATAGATTCTGAGGTTTTCCCTAGCAGTGAGGTAACTATTTTCATTTACGGTTTTTGTCCTTTCTATTTATgtaattaaactttttattgCATGGAGTGAGACAATTTGATTGTTGCTTATGTGAACATGTCGAAATTCTAACATACCTCCCTAACGAATTCAAACATCATCAGTCAAAATTCTAACCAAAATAAGCTAATGCATTCAAATACAAAGTAAGGCTTGCTAATATCTAAGATTTTGTCAGAGGGCGATACCGAGACTCCAAAGACAATCATCAGTGAATTGCTTGCAACGTATATGGTACTTTAACCGATCCAACTCCACAACTCAGTACTCAACACTTTTTTGAATGTTGTAATTCTCCACGCCTTGCATGACTGCCTCTCTGCTTCTAGATCTGTAACCAACTCTAAACTCCAAATTACCTTCTATGTTGTAATCATCCGCACCCATATTGAAAAATGGAGTTACCTCGTGCATCACGTTCAAATCCAATGTATCAGAGTGGCTGGGTACAACTTATAACTCTGGAACTGGCTGCGGAGTAGGCAAAAGGTATCGAACTGATCCACCAATTGGAGTCTCTGGTACGAACTCATCCTCGTTATCATCTTCAGAAGAACCGCTTTCGTTGCTATCAGCAATATACTCTTCATTGAACTTCTCACCGTCCACGTCCATGTCTACCGCTGGTCTAGCATAGTGCAAGAATGGTGGTGCAAGAAGTGAGTCATTCTAGAAGAAATTCGTGCTGCCAAAACTACCACCACCAACATCACAAACATTCgcagaaagctccatcacttgttcaGCCATGATTCTTCCGTGGATATCAAATATGAGGCGCACATACTCATCGTCATCGAGTTAGAACAGACAAAACTAAAATACATTGTTTTCCCTCGTTGCTAACATTCTATATCCAATTCTTTCTGTCTCTTTTCTCTCATTACTACCGAGGTGCGTCAATACCAGACTCTTTAACTTAGACAAAGAATCTGCTCTCTAAGTGCACAGCAGAATATGTTTCTCACACTTAAAAAAACTACTAACACTAGATATttctattaaatttttgaaaaaatggatGAGAAGAAGGATTGAGATGTTTGTGGAGAATACCAATGGTTTGTAGATCCTTTTATAGCTGATTGAATTTTGTCGtattatatctcgtttacagtgacAATGTTTTAACTTAGCGTACatctcgtttatagtataaacgaaATAAATATGTGCATATCTCAGTCACACTTTAAtatgaagttatttttttaaaattgatattaaTCAAATTAGACTGTCCAATTTGTTTGAGGAGGAAAAATAATCTATAAATTAGAGAGTCcgatttcaattttttattttttttatttttgaaaacaaatatcGAAGGATCCAATTTCAATATTAAAGTTTGTTAATTTTCAAGAACATAAATcggaatttgtaatttttttagaaaaatcaaACAATGTAAATCCGTAAGTATTAGTTTTGGACACTACTGTATAACCGAAAGAAAAATCGGTGCCTCCGATTCTTGAATCACATGGCACTGAAAAAGTGAAAATCACATTCTCTGCCTCATCTTTTCGTGATACACGCGCACACAGGGGATATTAAAGATAACATGCAGCAAAACATAGGGAGGCCAAAGTGAACATGTGTAAAATCAATCCgccaattttgaaaaacaaaaggcaTCCAAGATTGAAATTTGAATGGTTAAAAATCATGGATTATTAAAACCATGgacattgatatatatatatatatatatatatatgactataTCATAACATTTACAAATTACATTGCTTAATTACCCACACAACTGATGTGCCATACTTCAACTTAGCACAAACACTAACTACTACTGACACAATTGGAAACCAGTCTCCCATCCATATCACAATTTTCACTCGCCTAAAACAAAAAACTTCATGAACATAGACATCCTCGTAAAACTCATTCAAATAAGTACCCATCaagtgaacaaaaaaaaaaaaaagtacccaTCAAATCCTTCATTTCCATTTTTGTTTTACCCGCTCCTCGGAGACCTGGGGTAAATTGCATATTTTAAATTACTAACTTGCGTACTGTGACTGATGTCTATGCTGTACTTTGAGCTTATATCATTTAACTAGTCTTCAATAATAAGATATACTCAACATAAAACATACTATTTCAATTATATAATGAGCGTGTGCATGTTATTATTTTGAAGGATGCCCTTCAGATTCTCAGACATTCTAGTGTACGCTTACAAAATTTTCATGTTAATCAGTTGCATAAACGACAATATTGTAAGCATAAACACTGAAAAAGGTTTATGGAGATGAAGGTGTATCACGAAATTGTGGAGGacagataaaaaaaatttgagggTCAGATTTGTGTTTATACAAAAAATTTGAGGATTAGatttgtgtttaatttttttattattttaaaaatacaaatctAAAGATCAAATTTATTATACTCAGATTTGTATTTATACCGAGAATTGGCTAGTGAAAAACTAGGTGAGAAAGGATATTTAAGGATGAAGAAAGACATAGCTGCTAGTGCTAAATAAGGTTATGTGAATTGCAATGATGCTTCTTATCTAATTGCTTAATTAGTTATATTATGTGCAATATGTATTGAAGCATGTTCTTTCTTTGTAATTatgattatatataaatataggaaaaaaagatgtaaaatgtcagaaataaatattttcacaTCTTAATAGAACCGTTTATTTTAAGTTTGATCtactcttttattatttattatttgagaaTTTTTCGAACTGATTCATCAACTTATGGCACATTATGCCTAGCAAAGAATTTATTGTTATATGGTAAAGAAGCTATTAGTTGTTAGTTGGTAGTcggtatttaaaatttaaagatgttAGTTGGTAGAAAATCTAGGAAGTATCATATTGTCAAAATTAAAAGTCTAATAATCTTTATAAATGGATAAAATTTCACCTTCTTTTTTTTGAGAGATGTTAAAAtgatattttcatcttttttatttataaaatgtacacTATCTTTTTTTATAACTCTTAAAAATCTCCCTCTTTAATCtgtcttaaattttttgtgttagttAACACTAATTTTATccaattttcaagaaaaaataaattatttttttaaaaaattctctttaataaaattttttttttgtgattaaattttgtttaccaaaatatcctttaataaattattttttactgcttaaattatatttttaccaaaattttttttaagaaaattttaatgattaatttttttgagatacttttcaataaatttttaattattaaattgtgattttgccaaaatttttgttaacaattattttttaattttattattaattttttgatatcaatctatattattttaatattaaattaaaaaatttttatcattgttaatatgtataacaattaatattaataaataatttgtttcatagaactattaaaaaatattaataactttatcaaaatttaaaaataagtcgAGAGGGataaatccaaaatttaaaatattaacattTCATTCCTTCACATCTTTACAAAGCAAGTtccttaataattaaaaaaaaaagtaaagtattgtttttgtcccaacgtttagggtaagtcatatttgtgtccctaacgtttaaatcgtcctttttgtatccctaacgtttataaaagtgattcaatgttatcctactattaattatactaacaaatcagattatatttttcaattattctcacttggatgcattcattctcaattaggtctcacttggatgtgttcgattttaatattatacccactatttgtgtttagattcaattatatccctagaaaagtgaattatgtaaatgttgtaggaattagtttcaacttttgatgagctatttttcggagtggatcatcgattctatcccaaacatttgtattctaacttcaagaagagatttttaaaactcaaactaaagcattcatgatgtgtaattgacggcaggataacattgaatcacttttacaaacgttagggatacaaataagacgatttaaacgttagggatacaaataggatttaccccaaacattggggacaaaaatgatactttattcttaaaaaaaattattgaagagtatcttaggaaaaaaaatttaatcattaaaaaattttttaaaaaatattttgaaaaaaaatataatttaatcaatagaaagagaatttgttaaagggtattttggtaaataaaattttatcacaaaaaataaaatttttgttaaaggatatttttttttataagaaagaAAAATGTATATTCTACAAATAGAGGAGAGAGGAGTGTCATTTTAATATCTCTTATGGGAGGAGAATAAAATTTTCTCTTATAAATGTGAGACAACTCTTACCTCTTAAGTTAGTTTTTAGGATAAGTCTAACCGTAATCCATCTCTTCGATATTTCTCTCAACAAGATGATCAGTACCCTTGTTCCACTCCCATTGCTGTCCAACTCTAAGGCTACATTTGTTTTTAAGAACAAGATaagacaagacactgagaacaaGACATAAAGGACAGAGACACAATTTAATGTTcttatattctgtttggtgataaaataaaacaaattatgaaaatctaatttattctaatttttttcattaaaaaatttgagaaaaaaatataattaaaaaaaattaacaagaataattaaaaaaaaaattatttgttagtATCTTTGTGTTCTTTCCGTTAGAAtagacacaaaatatactaattcagtgtTTCTTGACATAATATCTCTGTCCATTATCTCATCTGTCAAGTACGATTTTGTGTCTCAGTATCCTGTATCAGTAATCaaagtatttaaattttaaaattacacaaTTCTATTGATTGTTGGGATGTGAATTCCATTAGACTATCTCATTTCATGAATTGTGCTAGAAAGCGTAAATGACTCATTTAACGAAAAAAGAATAAAGTATTGATTTTGTCTCTAACATTTAAATTAAGTCCTATTTGTATTCCTAACGTTTATAGAAGTGATTTAATGTTATCTTACCATCAATTATACTaacattatatttttcaattattctcacttagatatattcattctcaatttggtctcacttgaatgtgttcgattttaatattgtaCCAATTATTTGTGTTCaagttcaattatgtccctaaaaaggtaaattatataaatattgtaagaattagtttcaacttttgatgagctattatTCGGAGTGAATCATCAATTCTATTCCAAACATTTGttttctaacttcaagaagagattttcagACTCCAACTaaagctcatgatgtgtaattgacggcaagataacattgaatcacttttacaaacgttaaggatacaaataagacgatttaaacgtcagagacacaaatagaacttactccaaatattagagataaaaacGATTCTTTACTATTTAAATAAcacatctaaaaaaaatatataataattgaacTCAATATTGTTTGTTTGTATTTAACTAAAAATACATTGAAattacaaaaatgttatttttataccaaaatcaactaataatgtatttatgtataaatacatgtgtgatttaatttatttttaatgtgtatttatattctaacatatattttatattggtgactgattttggtatacacgtagcataattgttaaaaattattattattagtagaagtttcaaaaatttcttttaataaatatagaataaatacatCAAAAactttgattttatgatttgagTTATCTATTTTGTGTCCAGCATGTTAAAtttacaaattataaattttttattaaaaatataaaaaatttaaattttcaatgtattttattttgcattcattaaataaaaatatttaaaatttttcactgATAATAAACTTATCACATGTTTTTAGGATACATGTTAGCTAAACCCTTATGATTTGCATATGTAAACTATTTTAATTGATAATCTTGTAACACATGTTAACTAAATCTTGCATTATTTAATTATGGAGACATGACATTGGAAATTGGATAATCAAAGCATTATTAGAAACAAAAAAATGGAATATTTCATGGTGTAATTGACAGCAAgataatattgaatcacttttacaaacattagggatacaaataagacgatttaaacgtcAGACAAACAAATAGAACTTACTCCAAACATTAGAGACAAAAACGATTCTTTACTATTTAAAATaacacatataaaaaaaattataataattgaaCTCAATAttctttgtttgtatttaactaaaaacacattaaaattacaaaaatgttatttttataccaaaatcagccaataatatatttatgtataaatacatgtgtgatttaatttatttttaatttgtatttatattctaacatatattttatattggtgaCTAATTTTGGTATACACGTAGCATaattgttaaaattattattattagtagaagtttcaaaattttcttttaataaatacagaacaaatacatcaaaaactttaattttatgatttGAGTTATCTATTTTGTGTCCTGCATGTTAAAtttacaaattataaattttttattaaaaatataaaaaaatttaaattttcaatgtattttattttgcattcattaaataaaaatatttaaatttttttactaataataaactTATCACATATTTTTAGAATACATGTTAGTTAAATTCTTGTGATTTGCATACGTAAACTATTTTAATTGATAATCTTGTAACACATGTTAACTAAATCTTGCATTATTCAATTATGGAGACATGACATTGGAAATTGGATAATCAAAGCATTATTAGGAACAAACCCACTGTGATAGTATCATAAATAAGCGAGCCTTAAATTCCAACCCACTTCTCAAATATTTATTGTTTGCTAGAAAAATTTGGAGAGGTAGCGAGAAGCACAACATAGTGCTACAAAAAATGGAGATATAAATGCTGAGGGGGGTCTTTAATATGAACCACCCCTTGAAGGTATCACTACCTAACTGCAAATGCACCGCGGTAAAAAGTgtcaacaataataacaagaatggttctaaatttctaattttattgaGCTCTGAAAAGGACAATTCGGTGTTTGACATTCCATAAGACAAAAAACTTTTGGCTCTTTGTTCAGCTGAATCATCTAAGCTGATTTTGTGACCTCGTGAATGGCATTAGCTACATATCCAACATTGCCAGTATTAAGACCAGCCATACTGTaataataacagaaaaagttAACACAGCTTAGTATAAAATTGGTTTAACTCTGTATAGAAAATGAATACCAGACGAGTTACCTTATTCGACCATTACGAGTCATATAAATATGAAACTCGTTTGTCATACGATCAACTTGTTCAGGTGTCAACCCACTATAGCAGAACATGCCAATCTGCACAAGCAAGCAAACAACAGATGAATTGtgagaaaagagaaagtatatAAACTAAcattagtcaattttttttaattctagaaGTTCTAACTTTTTTAAGGATTTAGAgtgtttaaaatttagaatttaggattaaagatttataatttaagatctaaaatttaaaataaacaaaatgatttttaaaaaaattgattaatgtTGGTTAAAAACCAGTTGGCTCCCTAGCATTGCTGATGAAGAAAACAcaacttttataaattataacaaaGATAAATTATATTGAACTCTGTTGAGGCACATGAACCTCTCTATTTGAAAGGGTATACACTAATCTCTTTCCTGAGATTCAAGTTATATAACACCCAGTACAAATGGGTGACATGCTGCCATGTATAGATATTAATCTCATGCAATGTCGGTTTAATTGTTCAAGATGAGACCTGGTTGGTTATGTGCTGCCATGGCAAAGGAGACCCcagtttttctaggttttctcgCAGGGTGGCACGCATTCCAATGATCCGGTCCGCCATAACCTGTGAAGATAACATCTATATAAGGTCATCACAACTACCACCAAATCTTTATGTTTGTCAATAATTTGTCTTTTTATGTCAGACACAATAAAGATTATTAAGAAATTAAGATTATTCATTTAATATTTTCACTAACCAGTAATAAGTGCTGCAGCCTTTAagggttttaatttttttcagacATTCAATATCATTGAAAATATTAAACCTTAAATTTAATTTAAGAGTACCTTACCTAGCTAGGGGCACTCCTTAGCAAAACTATTTTAGTTATATTCTAAAACTGCTTACATATAGAAACATGGTCAATAACAAAAGTTCAATGTAAATCGTAGCTAACATTTTGCGCAAAAGAAGAGTTAGAGAGAAAGAGAGCATAtttaacaaaacactcaagacacaACAAATATTGTATGAAATATCAAGTATTTGCATTTGCACGATCTAGTACCACAATGCATTTGCATTACACAAATAAATATGAAAGCATGTGTATATAGGAGCACTCTACCTTAACTTCTTTAAGCCATAAATTCTTCAATTCTGGGTCACCAAGAACAGTTGAAACTATAAGTGCTCCATGAACAGGTGGATTACTGTACATTGGTCTAGCAAGTAGCTGCAATTGACTTTTTACTGCCACAGCTTGTTTCTCATCTTCACAAAGCACGCTGCAAGCAACTTAAGAATATGAGTTCTATCCCTTGGTGAATGTCATTGAAGGCCAATCTAAGGTTTTAAGATTAAGAATTTTCAATGTTTAAACACATTTTAAACGATTccatttttatagaaaatgaaatatattaaataataagggTATATATGGAAGACCAAGATTCATTCCACATAGCATTTCAAAGTTCTTAGTTTCACTTCTACTTATGTTTATCAAGTAATGTTCTTTTAGTGAATTACCATGTTGGTAATTCCATTGGTCATCTGAAATAAACTTGAACCAATTGAGGATACAAAATCATAATAATCATGTCAAAGCTTGTGCCTTAATTATTATGACTCTGCTTCAAGCAGAAAGCTAAGAAGGAAGCCAAAATTTGCAAAAGCTGAACTATGGAAATCAATTtaacaagaaacttaaattgaagtacgaaatagtatatatatatatatctatgttATGTACTAAAAGAATGATCACAGTTCAACATATCTTGCTTCCCAACCACAATGAAAGCCATTGAGTGTTATAACATTTTTGTGCTTAGTGTAATAGCCTATTTACAAAAGCAAGattaaagataaatataaaattacctAAGGCACCCAACTCGCTGGCCATAGAGTCCCATATTTTTTGCATATGACTGTGCAAGTCCTATCAAATGACCATCCTCAAGAAAAATCCTGATGGCCTTCGCATCTCGCTCTGGATCACCGCTTGCAAAACCTTGATACGCCATGTCAAAGAAAGGAAAATGACCTTTAATCTGAAACAAGAAAAGGGTCAATAATCCAAATCAGAACAAACAATTAAAGCCCGCAATGTTATATACCATTATAAACTGTTTACCAATTTACCTTGATGAGGGACGAGATCTCTCGCCATTGTTCTTCTGAAGGATCTACTCCAGTAGGATTGTGAGCACAAGCATGAAGCAGAAAGAATGAACCATCTGGTGCATTCTGTATAAGAAGTAACAGTTCTAAGAGGTTAGAAGTATAAATTACTAGCAACATTTGATCTAAAAGTTGACCTACAAAGAAAAATCTGAAGAATGAAGGTATTATACCTTTATGTCTTCCATCAGTCCTGAAAAATCCAATCCTCTAGTCTCAGGGTGATAGTAACGGAAGGTCTTCATAGGCACTCCAGCATCCCTCCAAATGTTATGGTGGCTGCAATGTTGATTTAGATAAATATCTAGACATATATGGGACAAACACAAAACTCATAACTAAGTTTAATTATGATGCACTGACAATGTGAGATGCTTTACACAATTGTCCAGTCTCATTCATTCTTTTGGATGATTATTCATGCGGTGAATATAAATAGTAGTCATTTTTTATGACGTGACGTTATGCATATGTAAAATTGCTTTACATCTAccgtgcatcaaaattaaattccatAAATCTCAAAGTACAGAGACCTTTAAAAAAGCCGATGGCAAAATTGAATATTTAAGGAAGATTTGTATCAAATACTCACTTCGCCCATGTAGGCACCGGTATGTAGATCTGGCTGTTTGGATGGAATCGGTGTTGAAATGCAGCGAAAAGTCGACAGGCTCCAGTCCCGGATAAAGCCTGAACTGCACCTAttcttttatctttgatgaacTCGGAGTTCTCTCCATATGCTAGCTTTAGTGATTCTTCCACCATCTTTATGCTTCCACCAATCGGAAGATACTCCCTGGCCAAACATGTGTTTCAGTGTAAAGCAGTATGGGCATTAATCTCGCATAATATTGCAATACAAAATAGAGAAACAAACTGTTTTCTGTCATATTTTTAGTGTTTTGTCATATTCTGTTTTGTAAACTAAATgcagttaattaaaagaaaactatCACCATCCTTGATAGCTAACAGCCTAACACTTTAACACCTTGAAGTGCGAGCCACTTAATCTTTACATCCAGAAATATTTGAACAGTAGATGAAGAATTCGTTCTACAGTAAAAGTAAGTTAAGATCTATTATAAAACTATTCatctcaaattttaaattgattagaaAAACAATATTAATGATTATATTTATATCTTTAACACTTCTTTTAAATAAGAGtctcttttaaatttgtttgattTTCGCTGACATTCTTTTTTCATTTATTTGCTTTATGCTATTTTTTACTTTTGGGGTTTATCAATAATTAAATTCTAGACTTTTGGAACATAGAGCTCTAATACtatatcataaaattactcaTCCTAAAATTTAAGTTGATAGAAGAAGACAatattaatggttatatctctaacaagTAGCGATAACAATATGAAAGCACCGGTCCCCAAAGTCTTTTTGAGtaatataacaaataaaatttattaattttttgttaacatttgatcaataaaaaaattttatactaaattttttaaatttaatactatacaaataaaatattaatttaaagtgttggctaatattaataaaaagtattagtttataatatttttatcattattttataaaatctgtATATGGTGAAGGTGAACACATTATTAAGAGGATCCACGGCATTACAACTTCACCATTTTAACTTATGGACACATAAATTAGAAAAATTCAACCATTCCCACATTCTACAAAACCAATtacattattagaataattttgaGATGAATTATACAGTAAAAGATTATAGATATTTCTTTTTATGGAAGGAAAGAAAGATGAAAAAGTTAAAATCCACCTTTTGAAcaataataaaacaataaaaaataactataaaaaaaattatattctttctatataattttaatctttataGTAGGGTATCCCGAATTCTGAAATTGCCCATTCATCATCCCAACCTACACACCATATATCCTTTAGGTAGGTACACAATTAAAAACGaggttgaaaaataatttagCGATGTTCATAGGTTTTCAGCTTTCAGAAcagaaaagcaaaaataaagcAGGATTCTCCTGGTCCTTCTCACTCTCACCTAAAGAATCCAGTACTCATTCTCTTATTGTACACTGAACCGCCCCTCGTGGGTttaaggaaagagagagagagagaaagagttctgaCTTCTGAGAGGATCACAAGTCACAACACGAACAAAGAGCTTCATAATTACAAAGTATATTACTAAGtccttaataaattttattataagataattaaattttttaaaatatcaatttaattttttaacatttttctaaaataaaaattattaaaagcaaATATGTCAGATCCAAAATCTTTTAAANNNNNNNNNNNNNNNNNNNNNNNNNNNNNNNNNNNNNNNNNNNNNNNNNNNNNNNNNNNNNNNNNNNNNNNNNNNNNNNNNNNNNNNNNNNNNNNNNNNNNNNNNNNNNNNNNNNNNNNNNNNNNNNNNNNNNNNNNNNNNNNNNNNNNNNNNNNNNNNNNNNNNNNNNNNNNNNNNNNNNNNNNNNNNNNNNNNNNNNNNNNNNNNNNNNNNNNNNNNNNNNNNNNNNNNNNNNNNNNNNNNNNNNNNNNNNNNNNNNNNNNNNNNNNNNNNNNNNNNNNNNNNNNNNNNNNNNNNNNNNNNNNNNNNNNNNNNNNNNNNNNNNNNNNNNNNNNNNNNNNNNNNNNNNNNNNNNNNNNNNNNNNNNNNNNNNNNNNNNNNNNNNNNNNNNNNNNNNNNNNNNNNNNNNNNNNNNNNNNNNNNNNNNNNNNNNNNNNNNNNNNNNNNNNNNNNNNNNNNNNNNNNNNNNNNNNNNNNNNNNNNNNNNNNNNNNNNNNNNN
This genomic window contains:
- the LOC112789911 gene encoding aspartate aminotransferase, mitochondrial-like, with translation MVEESLKLAYGENSEFIKDKRIGAVQALSGTGACRLFAAFQHRFHPNSQIYIPVPTWANHHNIWRDAGVPMKTFRYYHPETRGLDFSGLMEDIKNAPDGSFFLLHACAHNPTGVDPSEEQWREISSLIKIKGHFPFFDMAYQGFASGDPERDAKAIRIFLEDGHLIGLAQSYAKNMGLYGQRVGCLSVLCEDEKQAVAVKSQLQLLARPMYSNPPVHGALIVSTVLGDPELKNLWLKEVKVMADRIIGMRATLRENLEKLGSPLPWQHITNQIGMFCYSGLTPEQVDRMTNEFHIYMTRNGRISMAGLNTGNVGYVANAIHEVTKSA